Proteins from one Sphingomonas insulae genomic window:
- a CDS encoding MarR family transcriptional regulator has product MDTAPEGDELIDVVVRLPRKAIEETLLSTPASEMALADRRLGEAKALLTGRRQRVACFAGVRFHDPSWEMILELYVATRERRPLAVSQLCSLSGGSTTTALRHIEHLEALGYIIRETDSTDRRRANVMMQPALAAAAEQWLDLQLAALRLGC; this is encoded by the coding sequence ATGGATACGGCACCTGAAGGAGACGAGCTGATCGACGTCGTCGTGCGGCTTCCGCGCAAGGCGATCGAGGAGACATTATTATCGACGCCCGCGTCCGAGATGGCCCTGGCCGACCGCCGGCTCGGTGAGGCCAAGGCACTGCTGACCGGACGTCGTCAGCGCGTGGCGTGCTTCGCCGGCGTGCGCTTCCATGATCCGAGCTGGGAGATGATCCTCGAGCTTTACGTTGCCACCCGCGAACGCCGGCCTCTCGCCGTGTCGCAGCTCTGCAGCCTGAGCGGCGGTTCGACGACGACGGCCCTGCGCCATATCGAGCATCTGGAGGCCCTGGGCTATATCATCCGGGAAACCGATAGCACCGACCGGCGCCGCGCGAACGTCATGATGCAGCCGGCGCTCGCCGCGGCAGCCGAGCAATGGCTCGATCTCCAGCTGGCCGCCTTGCGCCTTGGCTGCTGA